From Prionailurus bengalensis isolate Pbe53 chromosome F2, Fcat_Pben_1.1_paternal_pri, whole genome shotgun sequence, one genomic window encodes:
- the CCN3 gene encoding CCN family member 3, translating into MQSVQSLSKRCFCLGFLLLHVLGQVAATQRCPAQCPVRCPKTPPTCAPGVRAVLDDCSCCLVCARQRGESCSLLEPCEESRGLFCDRRADPSAGTGICMAVEGDNCVFDGVIYQSGETFQPSCKYQCTCRDGQIGCVPRCEEDLLLPQPDCPAPRKVEVPGECCEKWICDSNEKAELGGLALPAYRTEATVGVAVSDSSINCIEQTTEWSACSKSCGMGFSTRVTNRNPQCEMVKQTRLCMVRPCEQEHKQPTDKKGKKCLRTTKSLKAIHLQFKNCTSLHTYKPRYCGVCSDGRCCTPHNTKTIQVEFQCSPGQIIKKPVMTIGTCTCHSNCPHNHEALLQELKPNTSRGEM; encoded by the exons ATGCAGAGTGTGCAGAGTCTGTCGAAGCGGTGCTTTTGCCTGGGCTTTCTGCTGCTCCACGTCCTGGGACAG GTCGCTGCGACCCAGCGCTGTCCCGCCCAGTGTCCCGTGCGGTGTCCCAAGACGCCGCCAACCTGCGCCCCCGGGGTGAGGGCCGTGCTCGACGACTGCTCCTGCTGTCTGGTGTGCGCCCGCCAGCGCGGCGAGAGCTGCTCGCTGCTGGAGCCTTGCGAGGAGAGCCGCGGCCTCTTCTGCGACCGCAGAGCGGACCCCAGCGCGGGAACCGGCATCTGCATGG CTGTAGAAGGAGACAACTGCGTGTTTGATGGGGTCATTTACCAAAGTGGAGAGACCTTTCAGCCAAGCTGCAAATACCAGTGCACCTGCAGAGACGGGCAGATTGGCTGTGTGCCCCGCTGCGAGGAAGAcctgctcctgccccagcctgACTGCCCAGCTCCCAGGAAAGTCGAAGTGCCCGGGGAGTGCTGTGAAAAGTGGATCTGTGACTCAAATGAGAAGGCAGAATTAGGAGGCCTTGCCCTTCCAG CCTACAGGACAGAAGCCACTGTAGGTGTTGCAGTCTCCGACTCTAGCATCAACTGCATTGAGCAGACCACGGAGTGGAGCGCATGCTCCAAGAGCTGTGGCATGGGTTTTTCCACCCGGGTCACCAACCGGAATCCACAGTGTGAGATGGTGAAGCAGACTCGCCTCTGCATGGTGCGGCCCTGTGAACAAGAACACAAGCAACCGACAGATAAG aaaGGTAAGAAGTGTCTTCGTACCACAAAGTCACTCAAAGCCATCCACCTGCAGTTCAAGAACTGTACCAGCCTGCACACCTACAAGCCCAGGTACTGTGGGGTCTGCAGCGATGGCCGGTGCTGCACCCCCCATAACACCAAAACCATCCAGGTAGAGTTCCAGTGCTCTCCAGGGCAAATCATCAAGAAACCAGTGATGACCATCGGAACCTGCACCTGTCACAGCAACTGTCCTCATAACCACGAGGCCTTACTCCAAGAGTTAAAGCCAAACACCAGCAGAGGGGAAATGTAA